The genomic window CTCTAAGTTTTTATTTAAAAGGCTTAATAATTACCTCTTCCGTAATGCTTTCGTTCTCTTTTGTGTTACAATAAAACAACACCTCTTCAATATCACCATAATAACAGTTATTTATATAATAATCGTATTCAAAGTTAGTATCTGGTAATTGCTCCATGGCTTCCATGAGTTGTTCCTTTGTTGTAATCTCTTCAGTATCTACTTTATTTTGTATAGTTTTTATTATTTCTATAGTTTCTTTTAACTCTTTCATTGAGCTATCATTAAGTACTGGATGACTAGAACTAGAAATCACTTCTAAATTTTTCTTAGACTTATGTATAGCTCCAATTTGTTGTGAATCATCTAAGCTTAAAAATTCAGTATTTTTTTGGGGCACTATAATCTGAACTTTATTTTCTTTGAAACGTACTTCAATACTTTCATCTCCTTCCGTTATTTTTTGATAATCTTCAGTTATTTTATAGACTTTGAGTTTTGGGTATTCTATAGTCAAAGTCATTTTTAGCTCTACAATCTCTTTGATTGTATCGATTTCGAAACTTAGCTCATTAAACACGATTTCATCTTGTGAGCTAGAACCATCTTTATATTTAATGTTATGAATTGTAGTTTTAAAAGCTATATTAGAATATTCTTGATTAGCAAATAACATCAGGTTTTCAACATTTAAAATTAGCTGAACTATAGAACCATCCATTCCAAAAGATTGCTGAAAAGAGATATCTTCTGAAATATTAACAATCAATGAGACTGCTTTTGGTTTATCAAATGTAGTCGTCGTCTCAAAACTTTCATTTGTAAATTTTAGTTCGTCTTGATCATTATCTTCATTACATATAAAACCTCGTTTTCGTGTTTCATTTTCTATAATTGAAGGTGACCTATCTACAAAATCTTTTTGAGTTACTACAAATTCTTCAAAACTACTAGACTTTAAATCATTTATCAACTCTTGTTTAAGTGTTGGTCTTTGTGCATTAATGGTTGTAAAACCAAAGAAAGCGCAAATTATAGCTAGTTTAATAACATTCCTGAAATTGAGGATTTTATATACAATGCTATTTCTGTTCGTATGTTTATTCATATTATTTTTTATTAGTTTTATCTTTATTTTAACTGATGATATGTAATGGTTTCTTTAGATTGGTCACAGCTGTGTTCTTTAATCTCTATGACGTCATTTTCAAATATTTTAGACTGAACACCACAGTAGGCATCACCTTTCATCGTTGAAGAATAAACAAGAATAGGTGCGTCATTTTTATTTAAAATTAAATATGCAAAAAGCCTATGTTCTTTCCAGTTTTGAACAATTACCAATTGTTTATTCCCTTTAAAATTATCGGTTATAAAATAATTATCATGCCTGTTTTTTGTGGTATAAGTATATGGAATTTTATAAGTACTTAAATCTTCTTTTGTTATTTTTTTAGCCTCATGTATTTCATGCATTATCGTAGGGAAATCTACAGTAAACACATTACATGGACTAAACCTTTGGTTTTCATAATTCTCTAAAAGCTTTTTTAATCGCTTGTTTTCTAATTTTAAATCTTGATGAGACATATAATCTTCTACTATAATCTTATTTATTTCCTCCATTTTACTGCTGTCTTTATGGAAATCCAAGAATCTTAACTCAACAAGACCTCTGTCTATTAAACTTTTCAGAAAGGGTTGAGCATATTCTGGATTATCTAAAAGTTTAAAATTTTTATGTACATCTTGCAACGTACTTAGCATTTCGCTCTGCCTTTCTGCTTCTAATTCTAGTAATTCTGCTCGTTCTTCAAGTTGATGATTTTTCAAAAAATAAACACCTATTGCTGTGCCTATTAAGACACCAATAGCCAGTATGGTAAATGCTAGTTTATTTTTCATAATAACAATTGTTTTAAGAGATACAGCTTATATAATTAGGATACTTCACAGTATGCTGAAAAACCAATTGATTGTTATCTACAAATAATTTATAAAACGCTGGTGTATGGTAATGGTAACATTCACTTGCGTGCATTGTTACAGTGTATAACAACAAGAATATATATGTGATTTTAAAAATGAACTTCATTTCAATCCTATTTTAAATAAAAATAGTAAAATGATGTTATGACCTAAACTACCAATCTATATTCGCTAGTGTTCATTCTTTTTTTGATGCTTCTTTATGTGATGTAAGAGTTCATTTAAGGTATCTCCTTTTATAAAGTTTTCATTGATACGCATAGTACTGCCATCTAAAAATTTTAGTTTCACCTTTCTAAATCGTAGATAGTTACTTCTTTTAGCATAAATAGCCAAAATAAAAAAGGCTCTATTAGACATTGAAAAATCTACAGATTTTATTTTAAAACTTACCAATGTACTCAATTTACGCTCTTTTGTAATAAGACCTAAAAAACGATGAGTTTTAAAAAAATCATCTTCAATCTCGTAAGTTTTAATATTCCAAAGACCAAATAAAATAACTATGACACCTAAAAAGCACCACCAAAAACTGATACTTTCTGTTTTAAAGAATTCAATATATAATCCTATGATTAATAAGATAACTCCAAGAATAATAGGCTCTAACTGAACGTTATAATCTATTTTAGTTTTTATATGCGTTTTGGTGACCTTCATTGATTATTTAAACTGGAGTGTTATATAATGATATTCATCGTTTTAAGAGTATACTACTTATACCTCGTTTTCTCTATCACTTTACCCTTTTCGTTATATATCTTCCAAACGCCTTTCTTTTCTCCTTTTTCGTAGAACTTTTCTTCTTTTATGGTTCCGTTTTCAAAATATACTATCCACGCACCATCAGCTTTAGAAAGCACAAATTTTCCTGTTTTTTTAACCGTTCCATTTTCGTGATATACTATTAAAGTGGACGTACGTCCTTCTTTATAACTCACACCAATAAAGCTCTCCTTTAAAATATTACTTGGGTAATAATACTCGTACTCCTCAAAAGGACCTCGTGCTTGATCTGTAACGTAATTTTGTTTTTGTTTTAGCTTTCCTTCTCTATTATAATAACTCCAAAGCCCTTCTTTTTTATCTGCTTTATAATAGCCTTCCACTTCTAATTGACCATTAGAAAAATACCGCTGATAAAGTCCTTCTTTTTTGCCATACTGGCCGTATGTGGTTTTCTTTTCCGTCTTGAACTCTCTTAATTGACCATTTTCGTAAAAATCTTTATCTATAGTAGTACCAAAAAAAGATTCATTTTCATTTAATGGATTTAGTAGTTTATCTTCTTGAATTATTATTGAAGATAGTTGCCCTTCATTTCTATAGTAATAGTCAATTCTTTTTGAAGGAAAACAACAATCACCAGAATAAATATCGTCGCTTACAATTTGTCCGGCTTCATTATACTCTTTCCAATTACCACTTTTAACGCCTTCTTTTCTATAACTAACAGATTCTAATTGTCCGCTTTCGTAATATTCTTTTATCTCTCCATGTAAATTTCCTTTTTTATATGAAGCACTGAATTTTAATTGGCCATTTGGATAATATATTTTTTTAGTACCTTCCTCTCTTAAAGTATTATACTCTGTAATAGACTTTAGGTTTTTACTCTCTTTATAATATTCCTTTTTTGTATTGACATGAGATTCTTCATTAGAAAAATCAACTTTTTTCGTCAGTTTTCCTTTTCTATCAAACGTTTGCCAAATACCAGTTTTAATACCATCTTGGTAAGTTCCAGATTGGATAATAATTTTGTTTGAATCCATTTTACCTAAAGCAACAACCTTTTTATAATCTTGTAAATAGGTTGTAAACTGTCCCGTTAATTCTCCTTGTTCATTGTAACTACCTTCATCTAAGACATAGACTTGTGGATTAGCACCTTCAGTATTATAACCTTCTGGTGTGTATTTAAAAGCGCCTGATTTTTTTCCTTTTACATAATTGTATTCATAAAACAACAAACCATCATCATTAAACTTTGCATGCTTACCGTTTTTTATGCCTTTAGTGTAGTTTATGGTTTCTTTTAATTGACCTTTATAATCATAAAATTCTTGAGCACCTTCTAACGTGTCATTACGTTTGCGCTCTATTCTCTCTATGGTTTCATCATTATGCTTATATGTATTCTCAATAATATCACCTTCTGGAGTTTTTAATATTTTGGTGTCTATATCATTGTAATCACCATCGATTATGGTATACGTTTTCTTTAATTTTCCTGTTTTTAAATCATAACTTTTTAAGGTTCCGTTACCATTTTTTAAAGTTCCGTGATTTAACTTATGACCTTCTTTATCGAAAAATGAAAGTATATTATAAATTTTACCGTCTTTATATGTTGCAGAAGAATGTAATTGACCATTGCTGAAAAAGGTTTTTACATTTCCCGTTTTTTTACCTAATAAATTAGTTCCTTTCTCTAATATTTCACCATTTTCATGGTAATATAAATAGTCGCCATCAGCCTGATCTTCGTTATAATTAATAGTAGCTTTTAATGATCCATTTTTAAAAAAGAAAGACCAAGCACCATTTTTTTTACGCGAAGCACTTCTTCCAAAAAAATCTGTACCATTTGTTCTTATAAAGTTTCCTTTTGAATTTAAATGTCCTTCTGAATCGTAAATTAATATTTCTCCAATTTCTTTGTTTTCTTTAGTAAAAACAGTGTCTAAAGTAAATATTGTTTTCTGTCTTAAGACATTATTTTTATAATAGAGTAATTCTTCTTTTGCTGCACCATAAACCTCATGATTAATAACATTTGTTTCTGTACGCTGTGCAAAACTAGCTGAAACACTCATTGCAAACATTAAAATGAAAATTGTACTTTTATTAATTATTTTTAATTTCATGTTCTTTTTTAACTAAAATTATTCACGCGAAAAGTTGTTCTGCAAAAACACCACTAATAAAACCTTCAACAACCATAACGGCAACCAAAACAATTATTGCTTGTAACTAAAGTACAATAGATTAATTTACTACAGAATAGTTATCCCATATTTGTAAGCCTTCAATCTATATTTGAAAAAAATTAGTCTTCCGATTTTTTAAAAGTGATTGTTTTTACCTGTTTTGTTTGTAGTGTTACTAATTTATCGTCTTGATCGTAAATAGCAAATGTACCAGCATCGTTCGTTACCAATAAATCATCCGTATAACGTAAAGCTATAAAATTTGTAAAAGTTTCTTCTGATAATAATTGATTTTTTTCAGTAGATATAAGTTTTAAACCTTCTTCATTTTTAAGCCTAGCAGTAAATATAGAAGGACTTACATAATCTATACGAGAATAAGGAAGTTCTGTAATCCATTGGTTGTCTTGATTTAGGAAATAATATATATTTCTATCATAATCTTCAGTTTTTACATAGAAATATTTATCAGAATAGTTTTGCGTTTTAGAGTTATAAATAAACGAAACTTCTGATGGAAATGACTTAATGACTTTTCCCTTTTTATCTATAAAATCTGTTTTATCATTTAGTTCGTGAACATAAACATTTTTTATAGGTTCAATATTTTTTAGTGTTGGTAAAAGTGTAAGTGTATCTCTTCTATTTTCTAAATACAGCGTAAATGAATCAACATTGCCTTTTAAAACGTTTTTGTTCACTTTTCTAGACCTATCATCCTGATTTTTAAATTTTAAGTCCATATACTTAAGTGTAATAAAAAGATCTTCATAGTTATGTGCATTGTACACATACTCATAAATTTCTTTTTTTAACTCTAAATATTCGACATAGCTTTCTTTTGGAGTTTCATTGCCACAATTACTAATTCCGAATTCGGTATCTAACACATTTCCTTCTTTATTAAAAAAGATTTCTTCTAAAACGGTGCCTTTATGATAAGGATAGTAATCACTTGGCAACTCATATTCTACATAATTATCTTCCATCTTTAGAAGCTTAATATTACCTTTTTGAACACCAATTTCATCTTTATTAAAATGAACAGAGTCAATCTTTGCTAAATACTTTAGTTTAATTTCTATTTTAAAACTATCTATTGGTTTTATAGTTTCAATTGGAATTGCGTTTAATGGAAACGCATGGACATCTACTGCTACAGCATTATTATCTTGAGTGCCATCATAATAAAAGATGTCCATGATTGTTAAATCCTCTTCAGAATCAAAATTAATGGGATAATAAGGTCTATAGGAACTATTTTCTGTATATCTAAAAACGGCTGCACCATTATATCTGGTCACTGCTCTTATTGATGATTTGTTGTTTTCAAAATATTGATTAAAATAAACCCCTTTATTGATACTATCTCTAAATGATAAGTGATTATTATTAACTAATTTTTCAAAAACATTTTCTCGAGTATTAAACCTTTCTTCATCTGGTAAATAAGATTTAGTTAGACTTTTAAAATGATTATTTTCATCTTTATCCGCAGCCGTAAAATTGTCAATAATATCCGCTTTATTGTTTAAATAAAATTCATAATTAGTTTTAATTTGATTTTTCACCTCTTCAACACTTGTTGTATCAAGATAAGCTGTAATGTCGGTTTCAAACTGTTTAATCTTATAAGTACTATGACATAAACTTTCTTGTTCTTCAACCATTTTTGGTGTTACAACTTTTAGAGGATCAACCTTCTCAATTTGAGAATTGCAAGACATTAATGAAATACCAGTAATAACTAACCCTATTTTATATTTTCTCATGCTTTATTTACTTAATTGTAATACCACGACCACCATATAAATGAACGGCTAAAAAGCTGAATTCTTCACCTAATTCTTGCTTTTTTAAATTGTTCCTTTTACTATTTTCTATTATTAGATTTTTTAATTGACTTAATTTAGACATTGCAATACCAGCAATTATAAAAACGGCAAGGATAATTACACCTACTATAGACAACTCCACAGCCATAATAGTATCATAAGTATCTAACTCATAACTATTACCTGCAATAAATATATTATGCACCAAAATAAGTATAAATATAACCGCAAAACATAGTTTAGCATAGGTTTCCATACCTAATGAAACGACATAGAGACTAAGCATTTCTTGAGTTTTATCTGTTGGCACAGCATCTAAAGACTTTAATTCAATTTCTAGTGTTGTATCGTTTTCCATAATTTAGCTATTTTGAATTACTAAAGTAGAATAGATAATAGTAATAAAAACTAGATAATTTATATTCGATAAGGTTGAGTTAATATTCGCGAACTAAATTTGCAACGTTTAATTATAGATTTTGTTCAAAATTACTTTTTTAGAAAAGTTGATGCTGTTTATTGTGGCTGAATTTAAAACTCAGAAAGTGGATCCATAAAAATTTATTAGCCTTTAATCAACTTAGAAACAAAATCGTCTTTTCTTCGTGACGCCACAGGGATTTTTTCGCCGCTCTTTAGATATATATACCCATTTTTATCATATTTATCGATAAAACTCATGTTAACGATAAAAGATTGATGTGTACGGATAAAATTATCTTCTGGTAATTGACCTTCGTATTCTTTAATAGGTTTTGAAGCTAAAAAAGATTTTCCGTTAGATAAGAAAAACGTGGTATAACCCTTATCAGACTTACAATACAACAACTCTTTAAAATCAATAACCTGGTAGCCTTCTTGCAAGCTCAAAACAAGTTTATTTTTATCTTTGTTTATTAACTGATCTTTTACAATTTGAATTTGTTCTTCGAGTACAGACTTGTCTGTAACTAATGCTTTATCTATGGCCTGCTCTAGCTCTTCTATATCTACTGGTTTTAAAATATAATCAATCGCTCCATTTTTTATAGCTTGCAAAGCGTATTGCTCATAAGCGGTTATAAAAACAACTTGAAAATCTAGGCTTCCAACTTGCTCTAAGAAATCGAAAGCATTGCCGTCTCGCAAATTAATATCTAAGAAAATAAGGTCTGGTTTACACGCATTGGCTACGATAACAGCTTCTTTTACAGATTCGCATTCGCCTAAAATTGTAATATCCTTATCTAAACTATTTATCATAGCTAGTAGTCCTTTTCTAATATATAATTCGTCTTCTACTATTAATGCCTTCATCATAATGTTTCTATTTTATATGGAATCATTAGTGTAACTTGAGTTCCTTTTTCATTGTATTTTTCTCTGTCTTCGAGAATAAGATTCGATTCGATTTTAAAATTTTTAGAGAGCATTTTTAAACGCTCTGAAGTAATCTTTGTTGCAAGCGAACTTTTATGGCTTTTAGTTGTGCTTTTGGTAGCATTAAGACCAATTCCGTTATCTTTTATAGTACAAATAAGCACATTTTCTTTGCTTGTTAAATGTATCTTAATTTCCGGATTATCTATTTGTTCTTTAAATCCGTGTTCTATAGCATTTTCTATAAAAGGTTGAATTAACATTGGTGGAATAAGGATCTCTTCTACATTTATAGATTCATCAATTTCTACACTATATTTAAACGGTTGTAATCTGCTTAGATTCTGCAATTCCACATAACTTTGCATAGCTAAAAGTTCTTCTTTTACTACCACTAATTTTTCTCTTGAACTTTCTAAAATTAATCGTAATAATTTAGAGAATTTAGACAAATACTTAACTGCTTTTTTATCTTCCTTATTTAATATCATACCCTGAATTACAGACAACGAATTAAAAATAAAATGAGGTGTCATTTGGGAACGTAGAAGTTGTTGCTCTGTGACAGATTGCTCATGAGCAGCCTTTACATTTTTATATTTAAAATAGAAAATAGTACTTATAAAACCTATTAAAGCCAATAACGAAACAATAGCTCCCCAAAGTTTTTGTTTTTCTGATGCTCTAAACTTCTCTTTTAATTGGTCTTCTCTTCTATTGGAAGTCTCTAAAGCATCGATTTCTTCATTGATTTTTGCTCTGTAAATATTTTCGTTTACTTGTGAAATTAATTCTAAATAACGGGCAGCCTTGTCCTGCTTTCCTTGAATTTGATATAATTTAAAATAATTGGTGTAAATTCCTTTTTTTGCTCGTAACGGACTGTCATTATTTAAGACGCTAGCAGCTGAATCTAAATACACTTTTGATTGTTCCCACTTCCCTTGATGCATATAAACAACTGAAATATTAGAGTAGTTAAAATTTAAGCGCTCCGTGTTATTGCTAGACTTATATTGTTTAATCGATTTTTTAAAATAGAATAAAGCTTCGTCCCATTTTTCTAAACCCATAAGGGTTAAAGCGTAATTATTTTTAAATAGATTTAGATTTCTATATTTGGGTAAAGTAATTTTATTGTAGGTTTCGTAAGCTTTTTGATATTGGTCTGTATGGTAATACATCATTCCCCATTTAAAACATAATTTTTGAAATTCGATGGAATCTTGTTCTCTAAAAACTGGGCTTACCTTTTCACAAAATATAAGACCATCATTATAGCCACCAGAATCTATTAAGTTTTCAGCCTTTAAATTAAAGGCTTTTATCAAATTTGTAGTGTCTTTTTCTTTTAAGCTTTTGCCAATCATCTCGTTAGAGTAAATTAAACCATTGGCATATTGTTGGTTACGACCATAAGACTTTGTTAATAAAAAATAGTCGCGTAATGTGAGTGGTTCTTTAGCTTCTTTTTCGCTTAAAATCTCTATAACCTTAGCATATTCTCTATTTGTAAAAAGGTCTTCTACATTATTTTGTCCGCTAAGTTGTGTTGCACAATGCAACATAAAAAAACAGGCTATTAGATATTGTATTTTCACTTTTAAATAGGTTTTAATACCCATATATGTTTTTATTATTCGCATTACTTTTATTAATGTTATCCATCATTCTGCTTGATTTACTAGATTGACTTTCTACAAAGGGTTTTGATTCTTTTGCACCTTGTTCCTTTAAATAATCTATCACTTTTGGGTTAAAGGTAGATTCGGCAATATAGAGCGCATTTTCATTATCTTTATTAGTATAATCAAGGTTGGCATTATTAGCAATTAGTAATTTTACACAAGCCAGACTATTTTCCGCATTTTTATCGGCACTAGTTTCAAAGTTTTTCAAAAATACTGGATTCATAGATATTTGAATACCTCCAATTTCTTGATTCATTATAAGAGGATCGTATAATTTTGATGCTTGCATTAGCGGACTCCTTTTTTTCTCACTTATCTTATTGATATTAGCACCATTTTTTATTAAAAAAGTTAACATATTAACATTTCCACTAATAGCTGCATTATTAATTGCGGCATAACCATATTGCGCTGAAACGGTATTAATATCAATTCCGTTTTTTAATAAATAAGCAGATATAGCAGGATATTTGGTAAATACAAAACCTTCTTTTAACGTCTTTTTTAAAACCCATTTTTGACCTAACCACTGCTCCAAATTAGTTGTTAAACTATCTTGAATAATTGTATTGTAAAGTAAAACATTTTTTTCTTCATTTGAAAAATCATCAAAATACATATTTACTATTTTAGTATTTACAGATTCTAGCGCTAGCATTTTTGCAGTATCGTCATTAACATCTGTAATGGTATCTATTGCATTTTTAGACTTAAAATAAGCTACAAGTTCAGCATTTTCCATTTCAATACTTAAATGCAAAGGTGTACTATTCATTGATCCCGTTTTAGAATTAATATCAGCACCGTTTTCTACCATTCGCTTTACCAAATCATTATTCTCTTTCAAAATAGCATAATGAAATGGTGAATATCCATTA from Algibacter sp. L1A34 includes these protein-coding regions:
- a CDS encoding type VI secretion system TssO — translated: MKNKLAFTILAIGVLIGTAIGVYFLKNHQLEERAELLELEAERQSEMLSTLQDVHKNFKLLDNPEYAQPFLKSLIDRGLVELRFLDFHKDSSKMEEINKIIVEDYMSHQDLKLENKRLKKLLENYENQRFSPCNVFTVDFPTIMHEIHEAKKITKEDLSTYKIPYTYTTKNRHDNYFITDNFKGNKQLVIVQNWKEHRLFAYLILNKNDAPILVYSSTMKGDAYCGVQSKIFENDVIEIKEHSCDQSKETITYHQLK
- a CDS encoding toxin-antitoxin system YwqK family antitoxin codes for the protein MKLKIINKSTIFILMFAMSVSASFAQRTETNVINHEVYGAAKEELLYYKNNVLRQKTIFTLDTVFTKENKEIGEILIYDSEGHLNSKGNFIRTNGTDFFGRSASRKKNGAWSFFFKNGSLKATINYNEDQADGDYLYYHENGEILEKGTNLLGKKTGNVKTFFSNGQLHSSATYKDGKIYNILSFFDKEGHKLNHGTLKNGNGTLKSYDLKTGKLKKTYTIIDGDYNDIDTKILKTPEGDIIENTYKHNDETIERIERKRNDTLEGAQEFYDYKGQLKETINYTKGIKNGKHAKFNDDGLLFYEYNYVKGKKSGAFKYTPEGYNTEGANPQVYVLDEGSYNEQGELTGQFTTYLQDYKKVVALGKMDSNKIIIQSGTYQDGIKTGIWQTFDRKGKLTKKVDFSNEESHVNTKKEYYKESKNLKSITEYNTLREEGTKKIYYPNGQLKFSASYKKGNLHGEIKEYYESGQLESVSYRKEGVKSGNWKEYNEAGQIVSDDIYSGDCCFPSKRIDYYYRNEGQLSSIIIQEDKLLNPLNENESFFGTTIDKDFYENGQLREFKTEKKTTYGQYGKKEGLYQRYFSNGQLEVEGYYKADKKEGLWSYYNREGKLKQKQNYVTDQARGPFEEYEYYYPSNILKESFIGVSYKEGRTSTLIVYHENGTVKKTGKFVLSKADGAWIVYFENGTIKEEKFYEKGEKKGVWKIYNEKGKVIEKTRYK
- a CDS encoding LytR/AlgR family response regulator transcription factor encodes the protein MMKALIVEDELYIRKGLLAMINSLDKDITILGECESVKEAVIVANACKPDLIFLDINLRDGNAFDFLEQVGSLDFQVVFITAYEQYALQAIKNGAIDYILKPVDIEELEQAIDKALVTDKSVLEEQIQIVKDQLINKDKNKLVLSLQEGYQVIDFKELLYCKSDKGYTTFFLSNGKSFLASKPIKEYEGQLPEDNFIRTHQSFIVNMSFIDKYDKNGYIYLKSGEKIPVASRRKDDFVSKLIKG
- a CDS encoding histidine kinase; its protein translation is MRIIKTYMGIKTYLKVKIQYLIACFFMLHCATQLSGQNNVEDLFTNREYAKVIEILSEKEAKEPLTLRDYFLLTKSYGRNQQYANGLIYSNEMIGKSLKEKDTTNLIKAFNLKAENLIDSGGYNDGLIFCEKVSPVFREQDSIEFQKLCFKWGMMYYHTDQYQKAYETYNKITLPKYRNLNLFKNNYALTLMGLEKWDEALFYFKKSIKQYKSSNNTERLNFNYSNISVVYMHQGKWEQSKVYLDSAASVLNNDSPLRAKKGIYTNYFKLYQIQGKQDKAARYLELISQVNENIYRAKINEEIDALETSNRREDQLKEKFRASEKQKLWGAIVSLLALIGFISTIFYFKYKNVKAAHEQSVTEQQLLRSQMTPHFIFNSLSVIQGMILNKEDKKAVKYLSKFSKLLRLILESSREKLVVVKEELLAMQSYVELQNLSRLQPFKYSVEIDESINVEEILIPPMLIQPFIENAIEHGFKEQIDNPEIKIHLTSKENVLICTIKDNGIGLNATKSTTKSHKSSLATKITSERLKMLSKNFKIESNLILEDREKYNEKGTQVTLMIPYKIETL
- a CDS encoding ankyrin repeat domain-containing protein → MNKVKKSHFIVVATLLFCLFTACETKYSEKAIEDALWKDDTAKVKQLLQKVDIDTLRFYDGRNILQVAILRGATKVSKYLIENSKLQDSIDDYGYTALHIAILEDHNEKSVLLVDNGSNLNILDDNGYSPFHYAILKENNDLVKRMVENGADINSKTGSMNSTPLHLSIEMENAELVAYFKSKNAIDTITDVNDDTAKMLALESVNTKIVNMYFDDFSNEEKNVLLYNTIIQDSLTTNLEQWLGQKWVLKKTLKEGFVFTKYPAISAYLLKNGIDINTVSAQYGYAAINNAAISGNVNMLTFLIKNGANINKISEKKRSPLMQASKLYDPLIMNQEIGGIQISMNPVFLKNFETSADKNAENSLACVKLLIANNANLDYTNKDNENALYIAESTFNPKVIDYLKEQGAKESKPFVESQSSKSSRMMDNINKSNANNKNIYGY